One Setaria viridis chromosome 5, Setaria_viridis_v4.0, whole genome shotgun sequence genomic region harbors:
- the LOC117855652 gene encoding uncharacterized protein, with the protein MDGGGGGGGYSPRFQRQASCSCAPSISRRGFVRGGFDLDGDDYYYYDDIFHSSSGGGAAAYDKVDGHYPAGTQRLSARARLRGLWRRIMREKKRILLCTTGCVPAAAPPHREPYDAYSYAQNFDDGAAWVEPENLSRSFSARFAVPSRVLQRVAV; encoded by the coding sequence atggacggcggcggcggcggcggcggctacagCCCGCGGTTCCAGCGCCAGGCCTCCTGCTCCTGCGCCCCCTCCATCTCCCGCCGGGGTTTCGTCCGCGGCGGCTTCGACCTTGACGGCGACGACTACTACTACTACGACGACATCTTCcactcctcctccggcggcggcgccgccgcgtacGACAAGGTCGACGGGCACTACCCCGCCGGGACCCAGCGGCTGTCCGCGCGCGCGAGGCTGAGGGGCCTGTGGCGCCGCATCATGcgggagaagaagcggatcctgCTCTGCACCACCGGCtgcgtgccggcggcggcgccgccgcaccgggAGCCCTACGACGCGTACAGCTACGCGCAGAACTTCGACGACGGCGCGGCGTGGGTGGAGCCAGAGAACCTCTCGCGATCCTTCTCCGCGCGCTTCGCCGTCCCCTCCAGGGTGCTGCAGAGGGTCGCCGTGTAG
- the LOC117854597 gene encoding TSL-kinase interacting protein 1, with protein sequence MKAHKHRCNAPETGANTKSTCNKLPSLKAGAHINKSSGNIAAKRRKGAGFSPESYTESKIALTTGGLMESPSSDSKKFSARPPNHSGKIKLQLFPIDENIQKIMQQEKHNPYLELILAPRKKISSVVQHLNTKWGNSQCAKGELMLFPNGTRVDIIASSAKWTLKDSCTAADVHVAVGSPSTFRLRYGWFGPNLKQQSSGPSLASVQSADKTIGVKAPDLVFTEEKHMTGLSEFPSNFVTPSIVDNTNAVQQVDNQSKVAPLSWLDSISNISFGALLSEATPSQDSKQLPSQNNPSIQIPATCDSFDAAIASLIACQQASSQPRVSNPSLWEAEDTCHAFAFQNQASRRVSSSIPGNGGAAMTSSVLGAIPETGTDDDQQCSTNGKEREASTEPSVLGSDLNAKPETSVHESTGDPEHGSSFSGFLIGTDSLGLSGLLANSLDAFQNFSVS encoded by the exons ATGAAAGCTCATAAGCATCGATGTAATGCTCCTGAAACAGGAGCAAATACCAAATCTACTTGCAATAAGTTGCCAAGCCTGAAAGCTGGTGCACATATCAACAAATCATCAG GCAATATTGCTGCTAAACGCAGAAAGGGTGCAGGTTTCTCACCTGAATCATATACTGAAAGCAAGATAGCATTAACAACTGGCGGTCTTATGGAATCACCATCCAGTGATTCTAAGAAGTTTTCTGCTCGGCCACCTAATCACTCTGGAAAGATCAAGCTCCAACTTTTCCCGATAGATGAGAACATTCAAAAGATCATGCAGCAA GAAAAACACAACCCTTATCTGGAATTGATTTTGGCTCCTCGAAAGAAGATATCCTCAGTTGTACAGCATCTGAACACAAAGTGGGGTAATTCTCAGTGTGCAAAAGGCGAGCTCATGCTCTTCCCTAATGGTACTAGAGTGGATATCATAGCTAGCAGTGCAAAATGGACGCTTAAGGATTCTTGCACAGCTGCTGATGTGCATGTTGCAGTTGGCAGCCCTTCAACATTTCGCTTAAG GTATGGTTGGTTTGGGCCCAATCTGAAGCAACAAAGCAGTGGACCATCTTTGGCATCAGTGCAGTCTGCAGACAAGACTATTGGTGTCAAGGCTCCGGATCTTGTTTTCACTGAAGAGAAACATATGACTGGTTTGAGTGAATTTCCTAGTAACTTTGTGACTCCATCCATTGTGGATAACACAAATGCAGTGCAACAGGTG GATAATCAAAGCAAAGTGGCACCACTTTCATGGCTTGACTCCATATCCAATATAAGCTTTGGTGCGCTGTTATCTGAAGCTACACCTTCTCAAGACAGCAAGCAATTGCCTTCACAAAATAACCCAAGTATTCAGATCCCTGCTACATGTGATTCATTTGATGCTGCTATTGCTTCTCTGATTGCCTGCCAGCAAGCTAGTAGCCAGCCAAGGGTGTCAAATCCATCCCTTTGGGAAGCTGAAGACACTTGCCACGCATTTGCCTTCCAGAATCAAGCTTCGAGAAGGGTATCAAGTTCAATTCCTGGCAACGGTGGTGCTGCTATGacctcttctgtcttgggtgcAATTCCAGAAACTGGCACAGATGATGATCAG CAATGCTCTACTAATGgtaaagaaagggaagcaagCACTGAGCCATCAGTATTGGGCAGTGATCTTAATGCAAAGCCAGAGACCTCAGTG CATGAGTCCACTGGTGACCCAGAACATGGATCATCTTTCTCTGGATTCTTGATTGGAACTGACAGTTTAGGGCTCAGCGGCTTACTCGCAAACAGCCTGGATGCATTCCAGAACTTCTCTGTTTCCTAA